One part of the Burkholderia latens genome encodes these proteins:
- a CDS encoding alkene reductase, translating to MSSLLSAYDLRGLALPNRVVMGPMTRSRAPSRGLPTELMAEYYAQRASAGLIVTEATNVSPASAAFELTPGLVDDAQAAGWKRITDAVHANGGRIFAQLWHGGRVSSLTLLGGAAPLSPSGVNDDLEQLQVWAQLQNGYYTKIHATPSRAMTTDEVAATVDEFRRAAERAMAAGFDGVEIHAANGYLPHQFLSSTLNRRDDRYGGSVANRARFLEEIVDAVGGVMPLARVGVRISPYAKYNNVRDADPDATYAYVGRMLDEAGVAYLHAADTNGWSGEPDLPCIVEHARRSFHGTLIVNGGISPDAANALIDAGDADLVAFARAYIANPDLVERIAIRAPLAEPKSVGWYGGDRAGYVDYARHDAAQAHA from the coding sequence ATGTCTTCCCTGCTCAGTGCATACGATCTGCGCGGCCTCGCGCTACCGAACCGCGTCGTGATGGGGCCGATGACGCGCTCGCGCGCACCGTCGCGCGGGCTGCCCACCGAACTGATGGCCGAGTACTACGCGCAGCGCGCGTCGGCCGGCCTGATCGTCACCGAGGCGACCAACGTCAGCCCGGCGTCCGCCGCATTCGAGCTGACGCCCGGGCTCGTCGACGACGCGCAGGCCGCCGGCTGGAAGCGCATCACCGACGCCGTCCACGCGAACGGCGGACGCATCTTCGCGCAGCTTTGGCATGGCGGCCGCGTCAGCTCGCTGACGCTGCTCGGCGGCGCGGCACCGCTGTCGCCGTCCGGCGTGAACGACGATCTCGAACAGTTGCAGGTGTGGGCGCAACTGCAGAACGGCTATTACACGAAGATTCACGCGACGCCGTCGCGTGCGATGACGACCGATGAAGTCGCCGCGACCGTCGACGAATTCCGCCGCGCGGCCGAGCGCGCGATGGCCGCGGGTTTCGACGGCGTCGAGATCCATGCGGCCAACGGCTACCTGCCGCATCAGTTCCTGTCGTCGACGCTGAACCGCCGCGACGATCGCTACGGCGGCTCGGTCGCGAACCGCGCGCGCTTTCTCGAAGAAATCGTCGATGCGGTCGGCGGCGTGATGCCGCTCGCGCGAGTCGGCGTGCGGATTTCGCCGTACGCGAAGTACAACAACGTGCGCGATGCCGATCCGGATGCAACGTATGCGTACGTCGGGCGGATGCTCGACGAAGCAGGCGTCGCGTATCTGCACGCGGCCGACACCAACGGCTGGAGCGGCGAACCCGATCTGCCGTGCATCGTCGAGCACGCGCGCCGGTCGTTTCACGGCACGCTGATCGTCAATGGCGGCATCTCGCCGGATGCGGCGAACGCGCTGATCGATGCAGGCGACGCCGATCTCGTCGCGTTCGCGCGTGCGTACATCGCGAACCCGGACCTCGTGGAGCGCATCGCGATCCGCGCGCCGCTGGCGGAGCCGAAGTCCGTCGGCTGGTATGGCGGCGATCGCGCGGGCTACGTCGACTATGCGCGGCACGACGCGGCGCAAGCGCACGCGTGA